A genomic window from Candidatus Andeanibacterium colombiense includes:
- a CDS encoding FecR domain-containing protein, whose translation MTPAPHPEQRGDIAATAAEWVERLTSGEPSPEDVARLRAWLAEDPEHRCAYEQARAVWTELPRTSLRKYRRAPLRLAAGTALAAGLAFALLFPGFHDHATAAGEVRRLTLPDGTTAWLDSDSAIDLAFDDDHRTIRLARGRVALAAAHGDARPLAVEAGDATITDVGTVFAVDRGGDGAVDGAGGLLVAVSEGLVDVAQGARTTRLAGGEAASFDGPSPHMRAVHTGEFAWRDGRIVLDQIPLDQALRELDRYYDGRIVLTDRSIGGRLVSGTLFPGRAEEGVDTLARSQGLKVTHLPWLILVRAAD comes from the coding sequence TTGACGCCAGCGCCGCATCCGGAACAGCGCGGCGACATCGCCGCGACCGCGGCCGAATGGGTCGAGCGGCTGACTTCGGGCGAACCCTCGCCGGAAGATGTCGCCCGGCTGCGCGCGTGGCTGGCCGAAGATCCGGAGCACCGCTGCGCCTATGAGCAGGCGCGTGCGGTCTGGACCGAGCTGCCGCGGACATCCTTGCGCAAATACCGCCGCGCGCCGCTGCGCCTGGCGGCCGGGACCGCGCTGGCCGCGGGCCTCGCCTTCGCGCTGCTGTTTCCGGGCTTCCACGATCACGCGACCGCCGCGGGCGAGGTCCGCCGCCTGACCCTGCCCGACGGCACCACCGCGTGGCTCGACAGCGACAGCGCGATCGATCTCGCCTTCGACGATGACCACCGCACAATCCGGCTCGCGCGCGGGCGCGTCGCGCTCGCCGCCGCGCATGGCGATGCCCGGCCCCTCGCGGTCGAGGCCGGCGATGCCACGATCACCGATGTCGGCACGGTGTTCGCGGTCGACCGGGGGGGCGACGGGGCGGTCGACGGGGCGGGGGGCCTGCTTGTAGCGGTCAGCGAAGGGCTGGTCGATGTCGCGCAAGGCGCCCGCACCACCCGGCTCGCGGGGGGCGAAGCCGCTTCGTTCGATGGCCCCTCGCCGCATATGCGCGCGGTCCATACCGGCGAATTCGCATGGCGGGACGGGCGCATCGTGCTCGACCAGATCCCGCTCGACCAGGCGCTGCGAGAACTTGACCGCTATTACGACGGCCGCATCGTGCTGACCGACCGCTCGATCGGCGGCCGCCTGGTCAGCGGCACGCTGTTCCCCGGCCGCGCCGAGGAAGGCGTCGATACGCTCGCGCGCAGCCAGGGGCTGAAGGTCACGCATTTGCCGTGGCTGATCCTGGTGCGGGCGGCGGACTGA